A genome region from Arachis duranensis cultivar V14167 chromosome 6, aradu.V14167.gnm2.J7QH, whole genome shotgun sequence includes the following:
- the LOC107492586 gene encoding protein NUCLEAR FUSION DEFECTIVE 4-like, giving the protein KHRRAARFHRRRARLLFLSSRSVLSSPALSLFHLSSLRSCPCPPLAQDLLCSVLGLLASRDWFHRTIHSTIRIDGSGFILVHVNDLELHKELFACQNSTLSNGDGYTLMNENGSMYRTQSAKSSDVCCERVFGQDQLAMLGEEHPTGVLVRRLDFWLNYVAYFCGGTIGLVYSNNLGQIAQSLYMSSSTSTLVTLYSSFSFFGRLLSAAPDYIRNKFYSARTGWLTIALMPTPIAFILLASPESAVALHAGTAIIGLSSGFIFAAAVSVTSELFGPNSVSVNHNILVTNIPIGSLLYGFLAALVYDSNAYSIPGNSLSETLVCMGRKCYFWTFVSWGCLSVVGLVSSLLLFLRTKHAYDHFERHRISTQTPIVS; this is encoded by the exons AAGCACCGTCGCGCAGCTCGGTTCCATCGTCGCCGGGCTCGCCTCCTTTTTCTGTCGAGCAGATCTGTTCTATCGTCGCCGGCGCTATCTCTGTTCCACCTGTCATCCCTTCGGTCGTGCCCTTGTCCCCCTCTTGCTCAGGATCTGCTCTGCTCTGTTCTAGGGCTTCTAGCTtctag AGACTGGTTTCACCGTACCATTCATTCCACCATTAGAATTGATGGTTCTGGCTTCATTCTTGTCCATGTTAATGATCTTGAGCTCCATAAAGAACTCTTTGCTTGCCAAAACAGCACTCTCAGCAATGGAGATGGTTATACCTTGATGAATGAGAATGGATCCATGTATAGAACTCAAAGTGCTAAAAGTAGTGATGTGTGTTGTGAGAGAGTGTTTGGGCAGGATCAGTTGGCAATGCTGGGTGAAGAGCACCCAACTGGAGTTCTTGTTAGAAGGTTAGATTTTTGGCTTAACTATGTTGCATACTTCTGTGGAGGTACAATTGGTCTTGTCTACAGCAACAATCTTGGACAGATAGCACAATCTTTATACATGAGCTCAAGTACTTCAACACTTGTTACACTATACTcatctttctccttttttggCCGTTTGCTTTCAGCAGCACCAGACTATATTAGAAA TAAGTTCTACTCTGCAAGGACTGGATGGCTAACCATTGCGCTTATGCCAACCCCAATTGCGTTCATCTTGCTTGCTTCACCAGAAAGTGCTGTAGCACTTCATGCAGGCACTGCAATAATTGGCTTAAGCTCTGGATTCATATTTGCAGCCGCGGTGTCAGTTACATCAGAACTCTTTGGACCTAACAGTGTGAGCGTTAATCACAACATCCTCGTAACAAACATCCCAATTGGGTCACTTCTCTATGGTTTTCTTGCTGCTCTGGTGTATGATTCTAATGCTTACTCAATACCAGGGAACTCATTGTCTGAAACATTGGTATGCATGGGAAGGAAATGCTATTTCTGGACATTTGTATCGTGGGGATGCTTATCTGTTGTGGGACTAGTTTCTAGTCTGCTCTTGTTCTTGAGAACCAAACATGCTTATGATCATTTTGAGAGACACCGAATTTCAACACAAACACCAATTGTTTCTTAA
- the LOC107492585 gene encoding uncharacterized protein LOC107492585: MEELNFDVNALASELGGYLEKLTDEQKFAYDQIIGAVSGLKEGSPLTRLISKAKLITWDETPMISKYCYETLDKCLRDILRCSVSYNTHLPFGGKVVVLGGDFRQILPMIPRGSRQDKIQSSINSSYLCHNCKVLKLTKNMRLSLGENNNIQELRNFAEWLLKIGDGLAGDTTDGESIVHIPSDILIKNSDSALDDLIDFVYPDMLSNLSVENYFKDRAILAPTLDCVTDVNNKMTAGLPRQERVYLSLDSMCAEEENMEFELDAFSPEILNGINYSGLPPHKLVLKVGASVMLLRNIDQTNGLCNGTRMQVRRMGNHVIECKTLTGNKAGSIVLIPRLNLIPNNETLPVRFQRRQFPIIISFAMTINKSQGQTLSKVGINLPMPVFTHGQLYVALSSITSKDGLRVLLQDHGQLEDNCTMNVVYREVFESL; the protein is encoded by the exons ATGGAAGAATTGAACTTTGATGTTAATGCTCTGGCGAGTGAACTAGGTGGGTATTTAGAAAAGCTAACTGATGAGCAGAAATTTGCATACGATCAAATAATTGGTGCTGTTAGCG GTCTAAAGGAG GGAAGTCCTCTTACAAGGTTAATATCCAAGGCCAAATTAATCACATGGGATGAAACTCCAATGATAAGTAAGTATTGTTACGAAACTTTAGATAAATGCCTCAGAGACATCTTAAGGTGCTCAGTTTCGTATAATACTCATTTGCCATTTGGAGGTAAAGTTGTTGTTCTCGGAGgagattttagacaaatttTACCTATGATTCCCAGAGGTTCAAGGCAAGATAAAATTCAGTCTTCTATTAATTCTTCATATTTGTGTCATAACTGTAAGGTTTTGAAGCTTACAAAAAACATGAGATTGTCACTAggtgaaaacaacaacatacaAGAACTCAGAAATTTTGCagaatggctactcaaaattgGTGATGGTTTGGCTGGTGATACAACAGATGGTGAATCGATCGTTCATATACCATCTGACATTTTGATTAAGAACTCTGACTCTGCTTTGGATGACCTCATTGATTTCGTGTATCCAGATATGTTATCCAATTTATCCGTTGAAAATTATTTCAAGGATAGAGCAATTCTTGCACCAACTTTGGATTGTGTCACTGATGTCAACAACAAAATGACTGCAGGGTTACCTAGACAAGAAAGAGTCTACTTAAGTTTAGACTCTATGTGTGCTGAAGAGGAAAATATGGAATTTGAGTTAGATGCTTTTTCGCCGGAGATTCTAAATGGAATAAATTATTCAGGTCTACCACCACACAAGTTGGTTCTGAAGGTTGGCGCTTCTGTTATGTTGCTACGGAATATAGACCAAACTAATGGTTTGTGTAATGGAACGAGGATGCAAGTTAGAAGAATGGGAAATCATGTGATAGAATGCAAGACTTTAACTGGTAACAAAGCTGGAAGTattgttcttattccaagacTGAATCTAATTCCAAATAATGAAACATTGCCGGTCAGGTTTCAAAGAAGACAATTCCCAATTATCATATCATTTGCAATGACAATAAATAAGTCCCAGGGACAAACTCTATCGAAAGTTGGAATTAACCTTCCAATGCCAGTTTTCACCCATGGTCAATTGTATGTTGCGTTATCAAGCATAACGAGTAAAGATGGTCTGCGAGTGCTGTTGCAAGATCATGGACAATTGGAAGATAACTGCACGATGAATGTGGTATATAGAGAAGTTTTTGAGAGCCTATAA
- the LOC107492609 gene encoding F-box/kelch-repeat protein At3g06240-like, producing MIRHLHSRIFHLVEYERIEWHERRNNPLCCSVFEVLDPKSSSNIKLDPKFEIPLPGPKSIQGRRVYVDVLSRNGLFYLSCSMDRDISLVCNPITGEFIRLPKQPPILKPYEQISWGFGFHPKTNQYKVMRIYISKHDHRMVVEMHTVGTSTWINVEVDYPKNLIHLLTHSAYFNGALHWIGTDVDGNVSIWAFNFDMERFQSFSMPPRDQGTKVRIFEFRGSICLIYFNELLVTMWMMKIYGDGESWAPIFQYTNSSITTSQLPSCIGSLDRENQEFRIFVTPWCDFKAHGKF from the coding sequence ATGATCCGACACTTGCATTCTAGAATCTTTCACCTTGTTGAATATGAGCGAATCGAATGGCATGAAAGGAGAAACAATCCATTATGCTGCAGTGTGTTTGAAGTCCTGGATCCCAAGAGTAGTAGCAACATAAAACTTGATCCTAAATTTGAGATTCCTCTCCCTGGTCCCAAATCAATCCAGGGTAGAAGAGTTTATGTTGATGTGCTTTCTCGTAATGGTCTTTTTTACTTGAGTTGTTCAATGGACAGAGACATTTCACTTGTTTGCAACCCAATAACAGGTGAGTTCATAAGACTTCCAAAACAACCTCCAATCCTGAAGCCCTACGAGCAAATATCTTGGGGTTTTGGTTTTCACCCAAAAACAAACCAATACAAGGTAATGAGAATATATATCTCTAAACATGATCATCGTATGGTTGTTGAAATGCACACAGTTGGAACTTCGACATGGATAAATGTTGAGGTAGATTATCCCAAAAATTTGATACATTTGTTAACTCATTCTGCTTATTTCAATGGGGCACTTCATTGGATTGGTACAGATGTTGATGGAAATGTCTCAATATGGGCTTTCAATTTTGACATGGAAAGGTTTCAATCCTTTTCTATGCCGCCGAGGGATCAAGGTACAAAAGTCCGGATATTTGAATTCAGGGGTTCTATTTGCTTGATATATTTTAATGAGCTACTTGTCACAATGTGGATGATGAAAATATATGGAGATGGAGAATCTTGGGCTCCCATTTTTCAATATACTAATTCTTCCATAACCACATCTCAATTACCTAGCTGCATTGGCTCCCTTGATCGTGAAAATCAAGAGTTTAGGATTTTTGTGACTCCTTGGTGTGATTTCAAGGCTCATGGCAAGTTTTAA
- the LOC107492727 gene encoding carbon catabolite repressor protein 4 homolog 1 translates to MLSVVRVHLPSDIPIVGCELTPYVLLRRPDRTVTTDDVSEINPLDGHFLRYKWYRVQSDKKVAVCSIHPSEQATLQCLGCVKAKIPVAKSYHCTPKCFSDAWQHHRVLHDRAASAVNDNGNEEEELFGRFNNSGSGSSNTTLSASASSASLTNGAAPVYPAAVTQRSGGETWFEVGRSKTYTPTADDIGHVRRMIPVDGMGHLDAEGRITSSGSFTVLSYNILSDSYASSELYNYCPSWALSWPYRRQNLLREIVGYRADIICLQEVQSDHYEEFFAPELDKHGYYGLYKKKTNEVFLGNANTIDGCATFFRRDRFSHVKKYEVEFNKAAQSLTDAMIPTSQRKTALNRLVKDNVALIVVLEAKVNNQPVDNPGKRQLLCVANTHVNVHDDLKDVKLWQVHTLLKGLEKIAASADIPMLVCGDFNSVPGSAPHSLLAMGKVDPSHPDLAVDPLTILHPRTKLVHQLPLVSAYSSFARTIGVGYEQHRRRLDSTTNEPLFTNVTRDFIGSLDYIFYTADSLVVESLLELLDEESLRKDTALPSPEWSSDHIALLAEFRCCKNRSRR, encoded by the exons ATGCTGAGCGTGGTGCGAGTGCACCTCCCTTCCGATATTCCCATCGTAGGATGTGAGTTAACACCTTATGTGCTCCTCCGCCGCCCTGACAGGACCGTTACCACCGATGATGTTTCCGAGATCAACCCCTTAGATGGCCATTTCTTGCGTTACAAGTG GTATCGTGTACAAAGTGATAAAAAAGTTGCTGTCTGTAGCATACATCCATCCGAGCAGGCCACACTGCAGTGCCTAGGTTGTGTTAAGGCTAAAATACCTGTTGCCAAAAGTTACCATTGCACTCCAaagtgtttttcagatgcatgGCAGCATCATCGTGTCTTACATGACCGTGCTGCAAGCGCAGTTAATGACAACGGAAATGAAGAGGAGGAGTTATTTGGGCGATTTAATAATTCTGGTTCTGGATCTTCCAATACCACCTTATCTGCCTCTGCTTCAAGTGCTAGCCTGACAAATGGAGCTGCACCTGTGTATCCGGCAGCAGTTACACAACGAAGTGGTGGTGAAACGTGGTTTGAAGTTGGACGTTCTAAGACATACACCCCTACTGCTGATGACATTGGTCATGTACGTCGAATGATACCTGTTGATGGGATGGGGCATTTAGATGCAGAAGGGCGTATAACATCTTCGGGATCTTTTACGGTTCTATCATACAACATATTGTCTGATTCATATGCCTCAAGTGAATTATACAATTACTGCCCTTCATGGGCTCTTTCGTGGCCTTATCGCCGGCAAAATTTGTTACGAGAAATAGTTGGTTACCGTGCTGATATTATTTGTCTTCAGGAG GTTCAAAGTGATCATTATGAGGAATTTTTTGCCCCTGAACTGGATAAACATGGTTATTATGGTCTttacaagaaaaaaacaaatgaG GTATTCCTTGGTAATGCCAATACAATTGATGGTTGTGCGACATTTTTTCGTAGAGACAGATTTTCACATGTGAAAAAATACGAG GTTGAATTTAATAAGGCTGCACAGTCATTAACAGATGCAATGATTCCAACCTCTCAGAGGAAAACTGCCTTGAATCGGCTGGTTAAG GATAATGTTGCACTAATAGTTGTACTAGAAGCAAAGGTAAACAATCAGCCTGTTGACAATCCTGGGAAAAGACAGCTTCTTTGTGTG GCAAATACACATGTCAATGTGCATGACGATTTAAAGGATGTCAAACTCTGGCAG GTGCATACACTTTTAAAAGGATTGGAGAAAATCGCTGCCAGTGCGGACATTCCAATGTTGGTTTGTGGAGACTTTAACTCAGTTCCAGGAAG TGCTCCTCATTCTCTTCTTGCAATGGGAAAAGTAGATCCTTCACATCCTGACTTAGCTGTTGACCCACTTACTATATTGCACCCTCGTACCAAGTTGGTTCACCAATTGCCACTG GTCAGTGCATATTCATCTTTTGCAAGAACAATTGGTGTTGGGTATGAGCAGCATAGACGGAGATTGGACAGCACAACAAATGAACCTTTATTCACCAATGTCACTAGAGATTTTATTGGATCTCTAGATTACATATTCTACACAG CGGATTCCTTGGTTGTGGAGTCGTTGTTGGAGCTATTGGACGAGGAAAGTTTGAGGAAGGATACAGCTCTTCCTTCACCTGAGTGGTCCTCAGATCATATAGCTCTCTTAGCTGAGTTCCGCTGCTGCAAAAATAGATCTAGGCGCTGA